The following proteins are co-located in the Eubalaena glacialis isolate mEubGla1 chromosome 14, mEubGla1.1.hap2.+ XY, whole genome shotgun sequence genome:
- the FBXO41 gene encoding F-box only protein 41, which translates to MASLDLPYRCPRCGEHKRFRSLSSLRAHLEYSHTYETLYILSKTNSICDGAAAAAAAAAAASGFPLAPEPAALLAVPGARREVFESTSFQGKEQAAGPSSAAPHLLHHHHHHAPLAHFPGDLVPASLPCEELAEPGLVPAAAARYALREIEIPLGELFARKSVASSACSTPPPGPGPGPASASPASPSPADVAYEEGLARLKIRALEKLEVDRRLERLSEEVEQKIAGQVGRLQAELERKAAELETARQESARLGREKEELEERASELSRQVDVSVELLASLKQDLVHKEQELSRKQQEVVQIDQFLKETAAREASAKLRLQQFIEELLERADRAERQLQVISSSCGSTPSASLGRGGGGSGAGPSTRGPGRTREHHAGLVMPSTYAVSRHGSSPSTGACSRIPAASQSSGCYDSDSLELPRPEEGAPEDSGPGGLGTRVQAANGGLERAQPPRSSGLRRQAIQNWQRRPRRHSTEGEEGDVSDVGSRTTESEAEGPSDAPRPGPAMAGPLSSCRLSARPEGGSGRGRRAERGSPSRSNEVISPEILKMRAALFCIFTYLDTRTLLHAAEVCRDWRFVARHPAVWTRVLLENARVCSKFLAMLAQWCTQAHSLTLQNLKPRQRGKKESKEEYARSTRGCLEAGLESLLKAAGGNLLILRISHCPNILTDRSLWLASCYCRALQAVTYRSATDPVGHEVIWALGAGCREIVSLQVAPLHPCQQPTRFSNRCLQMIGRCWPHLRALGVGGAGCGVQGLASLARNCMRLQVLELDHVSEITQEVAAEVCREGLKGLEMLVLTATPVTPKALLHFNSICRNLKSIVVQVGIADYFKEPSSPEAQKLFEDMVTKLQALRRRPGFSKILHIKVEGGC; encoded by the exons ATGGCCTCGCTGGACCTGCCCTACCGCTGCCCCCGCTGCGGGGAGCACAAGCGCTTCCGGAGCCTGTCGTCGCTGCGCGCGCACCTGGAGTACAGCCACACGTACGAGAcgctctacatcctctccaagaCCAACAGCATTTGCGACGGCGCCGCGGCGGCCgcggctgccgccgccgccgcctccggtTTCCCTCTGGCGCCTGAGCCTGCCGCCCTGCTGGCCGTGCCAGGCGCCCGGCGCGAGGTCTTCGAGAGCACGTCCTTCCAGGGCAAGGAGCAGGCGGCCGGGCCGTCCTCCGCGGCGCCCCACCTGctgcaccaccatcaccaccacgcACCCCTCGCCCACTTCCCTGGCGACCTGGTGCCCGCCAGCCTGCCCTGCGAGGAGCTGGCTGAGCCGGGCCTCgtgcccgccgccgccgcgcgctACGCGCTCCGCGAGATCGAGATCCCGCTGGGGGAGCTATTCGCCCGCAAGTCCGTGGCCTCCTCGGCGTGCTCGACGCCGCCGCCCGGGCCTGGCCCCGGGCCCGCCTCTGCCTCGCCCGCGTCTCCCTCGCCCGCCGATGTGGCTTACGAAGAGGGCCTGGCTCGCCTCAAGATCCGCGCGCTGGAGAAGCTGGAGGTGGACCGACGGCTGGAGCGGCTGAGCGAGGAGGTGGAGCAGAAAATCGCGGGCCAGGTGGGCCGGCTTCAGGCCGAGCTGGAGCGCAAGGCGGCGGAGCTGGAGACTGCGCGGCAGGAGAGCGCGCGGCTGGGGCGCGAgaaggaggagctggaggagcGCGCTTCCGAGCTCTCGCGCCAGGTGGACGTGAGCGTGGAGCTGCTGGCCTCGCTCAAGCAGGACCTGGTGCACAAGGAACAGGAGCTGAGCCGCAAGCAGCA GGAGGTGGTGCAGATTGACCAGTTCCTGAAGGAGACGGCGGCGCGGGAGGCCAGCGCCAAGCTGCGGCTGCAGCAGTTCATCGAGGAGCTCCTCGAGCGGGCCGACCGCGCCGAGCGGCAGCTGCAGGTCATCAGCAGCAGCTGTGGCAGCACTCCCAGTGCCAGCCTGGGCCGCGGAGGTGGGGGAAGTGGTGCTGGGCCCAGTACCCGGGGCCCAGGCAGGACG CGAGAACACCACGCGGGCCTGGTCATGCCTAGCACATACGCGGTGTCACGGCATGGCTCCTCTCCCAGCACAGG GGCCTGCAGTCGCATCCCAGCTGCATCCCAGAGCTCAGGCTGCTATGACAGTGACAGTCTGGAGCTGCCCCGGCCAGAAGAGGGGGCCCCTGAGGACAGTGGCCCCGGGGGCTTGGGCACACGGGTCCAGGCTGCCAACGGCGGCTTGGAGCGGGCCCAGCCCCCTCGCAGCTCAGGCCTGCGGCGCCAGGCCATCCAGAACTGGCAGCGCAGACCTCGCCGACACAGCACggagggggaggaaggtgacGTCTCGGATGTGGGCTCCCGAACCACCGAGTCAGAGGCTGAGGGCCCCTCGGATGCCCCCCGCCCTGGGCCTGCTATGGCTGGGCCGTTGAGCAGCTGCCGGCTCTCTG CCCGCCCTGAGGGAGGCAGTGGGCGGGGTCGGCGAGCCGAGAGGGGCAGCCCCTCACGCTCCAATGAGGTCATCAGCCCGGAGATCCTCAAGATGCGAGCCGCCCTGTTCTGCATCTTCACCTACCTGGACACGCGCACACTGCTACATGCCGCCGAGGTCTGCCGGGACTGGCGCTTTGTGGCCCGCCACCCTGCCGTCTGGACACGGGTGCTGCTTGAGAACGCCCGCGTCTGTTCCAAG TTCTTGGCAATGCTGGCTCAGTGGTGCACCCAGGCCCACTCGCTGACACTGCAGAACCTGAAGCCCCGGCAGCGGGGCAAGAAGGAGAGCAAAGAAGAGTATGCCCGGAGTACCCG GGGCTGTCTGGAAGCAGGGCTAGAGTCTCTGCTGAAGGCGGCTGGGGGGAATCTGCTGATCCTGCGCATCTCCCACTGTCCCAACATCCTCACTGACCGTTCGCTCTGGCTGGCCAGCTGCTACTGCCGCGCCCTGCAGGCTGTCACCTACAG AAGCGCCACAGACCCGGTGGGCCATGAGGTCATTTGGGCCCTGGGCGCAGGCTGCAGAGAGATTGTCTCCCTCCAGGTGGCGCCACTTCACCCCTG CCAGCAGCCCACGCGCTTCAGTAACCGCTGCCTACAGATGATCGGTCGCTGTTGGCCCCACCTCCGGGCCCTGGGCGTCGGGGGTGCCGGCTGTGGGGTGCAGGGCCTGGCATCACTCG CGAGAAACTGCATGCGACTGCAGGTCCTGGAGCTGGACCACGTGTCGGAGATCACCCAAGAGGTGGCGGCTGAGGTCTGCCGGGAAGGCCTGAAGGGACTGGAGATGTTGGTGCTCACGGCCACCCCTGTCACCC